Genomic DNA from Comamonas antarctica:
TTTTTCACACGCTGTTATGCGCGCTCAAGTGAAGTGAACCGGATCTTGTTGACCTATGGAGCAGAGGAACAAGACGAGCGGTTGATGCTTCGAGAGTCTATCGACAGCGTGCCTGGCGCGAGGCCGATCTGGATTCCTCCGTACACAACGGACGCAGACGCGCACTTTCTGGCTCAACTTCGCTACGACGCAGAGATGTCCAAGAAGCTCAAGGATTTTTCTGCACAGCTTGATCAAGAGCTCCTAGCCTCGAAAAATAATGTGGCCTTTTTGGCGTTCGGCCCTTGGTACTACGGGCCAGCAAAACTCAAAGTTCAGGGGGTACCCCTGAACAATGGCGACTTCTTAGCTCTGCGTATCGTGGGTTATTCGCTACCCGAAGACTATCCTGTTCATGCGCTGCGTGTACACAAGGAAACAGACACCGAAGGTGAGCTTTCTCGCTTTCCAAGGCCGCGCCGCGAGGTTCATGAGATTGCCGAAGGCCAAACCATTGCAGCTACTCAGGAGTTGGGAGCGGACCAGGATACCGACATCCATGTGGTCAACGATCCAGGCATAGAAATTCTGAACACGCCTGCGCCAGTGACCACGGAAACCGTCAGACGGGATCGCAATGGCAGAACAATTCGAACACCGTCCGCCCCCAGCAGTTGCAGCGCTCCAGGCGAGGCTGGCGGCACGGGAAAGGGCGTGGCTAGCTTACAGGTGAAATCGGAGGTGAGCTCCCCTTCAGAAGGCGCAGTTCATGCACTTTGGGCCGGTTTGGTTTACTTGCAAGAAGCCAACCTAGGGCTTATTCGCTCAGTAGCCTGGTGCACGCCAAGCTATACATTCCGGAGTCCACCCGACCCTCCAGAAACCGGCTTTAGGCTACCTAATCTCAAGTCACCCAGACGGCTGCAAGAGATTCGCAAGACACGTGCATGGCTCCATCGATCCGGACTCTCTTCCGCCAGGTCAGTTTTTGTCTTTCGCATCCAAACACCGCGTTTCACAGGCTATTTTTTTGAAGTGCAGCGCGCCGTGCGCGAGGGAAAAAAAGACAACGGAGCGACAGAATTCGTAGAAGACAGTTACTGCGGCTTGGTGGCAATCCCAAAGGATAACGGTGATCTCTCGAGATGGTTAGACGCCATTTTCGAAGCTATCAGCTGGCAATGCGGAATAATGAAAAATGTTTTGCCTCACATCAAAAGCATAACTTCCTATCAGGCCTATTACCAGAGAACCAAGCGCGACGGGGACACGCTAGAAGGCCAAGCAACGGCCTTCAATGCGCTGAGCAAGTTGGGAATAATTAATTTGAAATATTCAAAAATAGATGGTATACACGATGTTGGATAAATGTTATCCGCACATCGGATCGTAGAATTTTCGTCAACACAAACCACTCGAAACAAGCTAGTATCAGAACATTACAAAGGAGATAAATATGTCTGGCTCTAGTGGTGGTGGTGGTGGCAGCATAGTGGACGATGATCAAATCGCCTGCCATTTGTTGAAGTTTGAAACGCGCATTACGTCTCCGAATGCGGTAGTACTCGTAATGTTGTCTGTAGGAAAGCAGTTGAACATTCAAATCGCTGCAGGATCCACGGCTCAGGAAATCCAGGTTGTGACCTCCGAGGGGCAGATCGTTGGTGGTTTGCTGCACAACAAGGCGCAGCGTTTGCGTGAATGTCTGCTCGCTCAAACGAGCTACAAAGCGACGGTACGATCGATCAACAATGGTCAAGTAGACGTGTTCGTGGAGCCCGTCTGATGGCCATTCATGTTGTCGGGGGCTTTTACGAAGAGCGATGCACGCGGCCTGCATGGAGTCACACGTTTGGTTCTGGTGGGCGCGCGGCGGCTGCCATTGCAACCTATGGCACCGAGGTGATTTTTCACACCTACACCAGTCCTAAGTCCCAGCGCTATCTCGAGATGGTTGCGGCGGCATACAAGCTGGATATCCAAACCAACAGCATCGAACGGGCGGTCGCGTTCTCCTACCTGCACGATTTAGCGAACCCTCACATCGCCCATGTTCCGCCTGCCCCATCGAGGGCAGCGCCACTGCAGATCCAGCAAGACAACGTGGTGCGCTTCGGCATGCTGGAAGGCAATGCGATCGTGCAGGCACAGTGGGCCGTATATGACCCCCAGAACCAGGAAGCACCTGTGGCGTTTGGCGCCAATGGCTCCCACGCAAAGCACCTAGCCCTCGTGCTCAATAGCTGGGAAGCCCAGCAGATGGCAGGGCTTCCAGAAGGCGATGCTCAGACTTGTGCTTGCAAGATCGCGCAAGAGCAACATGCCGAAGTCGTGATTATCAAACAGGGCGCGCAAGGCGCCCTGGTGTGGGCAAATCAACGCGCTACCCAGGTCCCCGCCTACCGCACCCAGAATGTGTGGAAGATCGGCTCTGGCGACTGCTTTGTGGCCTACTTTGCACAGGCATGGATGGAGCAAAAACTCGCTCCCACGGTTGCCGCCGACTTCGCCTCTCGCGCAACGGCCTACTACGTCGATACCAAGGGGTTCGCCACACCTGAGACCCTGGAGACAGCGCATTACCCGCCGATCTCACCCAAAAATCGCCAACTACCCGTCGTACCTAAGAAGGTGTATCTGGCAGGACCATTTTTTCACCTCGGCCAGATTTGGTTGATCGAACAGGCGCGCACGCTGCTGCAAAGCACTGGCTTGCAGGTGATCTCCCCCTTTCACGACATCGGTCTGGGAACTGCAGAAGATGTGGTCCCTCTGGACATCCAGGCCATCAAAGACTGCGACCTGGTGTTTGCAGCCGTCGATGGATTAGACCCCGGGACAATCTTCGAGCTCGGCTATGCTCGCAGCCTCGACAAGCCCGTCGTGATCTACAGCGAGGTCCAG
This window encodes:
- a CDS encoding PfkB family carbohydrate kinase; translation: MAIHVVGGFYEERCTRPAWSHTFGSGGRAAAAIATYGTEVIFHTYTSPKSQRYLEMVAAAYKLDIQTNSIERAVAFSYLHDLANPHIAHVPPAPSRAAPLQIQQDNVVRFGMLEGNAIVQAQWAVYDPQNQEAPVAFGANGSHAKHLALVLNSWEAQQMAGLPEGDAQTCACKIAQEQHAEVVIIKQGAQGALVWANQRATQVPAYRTQNVWKIGSGDCFVAYFAQAWMEQKLAPTVAADFASRATAYYVDTKGFATPETLETAHYPPISPKNRQLPVVPKKVYLAGPFFHLGQIWLIEQARTLLQSTGLQVISPFHDIGLGTAEDVVPLDIQAIKDCDLVFAAVDGLDPGTIFELGYARSLDKPVVIYSEVQVGTESLKMMQGTGCEIYANFTTAIYATRWRAVES